A single genomic interval of Caretta caretta isolate rCarCar2 chromosome 23, rCarCar1.hap1, whole genome shotgun sequence harbors:
- the LOC125628372 gene encoding cytoglobin-1-like: MGCALSGSGIAPGKTIPESKRCPSVESQAASKTGPEHGGDGPGAVPFPLVDAQKERIQESWRILHDNIARVGIIVFIRLFETHPECKDVFFLFRDIEDLQQLKMNKELRAHGLRVMSFIEKSVARLDQEDKLEQLAFELGRSHYRYNAPPKYYEYVGIQFISTVQPILKERWTPEVEEAWQSLFKYLTAAMKRGYYKEEEKSGSIQSLALRKPGTGSILNRI; the protein is encoded by the exons ATGGGATGCGCTCTGTCGGGTTCCGGGATCGCCCCGGGGAAAACCATTCCAGAGTCTAAGCGGTGCCCGTCGGTGGAAAGCCAAGCGGCGTCGAAAACGGGACCGGAGCACGGCGGCGACGGGCCGGGGGCAGTTCCCTTTCCGCTGGTGGACGCGCAGAAGGAGCggatccaggagtcctggcggaTCCTGCACGACAATATCGCCCGGGTCGGCATCATCGTCTTTATCAG GTTATTCGAGACCCACCCCGAGTGCAAAGATGTCTTCTTCCTCTTCCGGGACATCGAGGACCTGCAGCAGCTCAAGATGAACAAGGAGCTGCGAGCCCATGGCCTGAG ggtgatGTCCTTCATCGAGAAAAGCGTGGCCCGGCTGGACCAAGAGGACAAGCTGGAACAGCTGGCCTTTGAGCTTGGCAGGAGTCACTATAGATACAATGCCCCTCCCAAGTACTATGAG TACGTGGGCATCCAGTTCATCAGCACGGTGCAGCCCATCCTCAAGGAGCGCTGGACGCCGGAAGTGGAGGAGGCCTGGCAG AGTCTGTTCAAGTACCTGACGGCCGCGATGAAACGGGGGTACTACAAGGAAGAGGAGAAATCGGGCAGCATCCAATCCCTGGCCTTGAGGAAACCCGGGACTGGATCCATCCTGAACAGAATATAG